A single window of Phyllostomus discolor isolate MPI-MPIP mPhyDis1 chromosome 13, mPhyDis1.pri.v3, whole genome shotgun sequence DNA harbors:
- the LOC114489711 gene encoding uncharacterized protein LOC114489711 — protein sequence MPEQLLHHQHPEPAEVLRVPHRLPEVLVLAEAHGLPVLRPQGVPQQLLRHQQPQPAPLLHAPHHLLSVPVLAQAQPGLLLGAQRVPQPVLPQSDRDCARALQAPHRIPGPVPATGECWAGPAAWAGWTRRQKGSVRFQRSPPAWCHQHAERVKLRPSEPEGPTDVLDQAT from the exons ATGCCAGAGCAACTGCTGCACCACCAGCACCCTGAGCCCGCAGAAGTACTGCGCGTCCCTCACCGTCTTCCGGAAGTGCTTGTCCTGGCAGAAG CCCACGGGCTACCAGTGCTCCGACCACAAGGAGTGCCGCAGCAGCTGCTGCGTCACCAACAGCCGCAGCCCGCTCCGCTTCTGCACGCCCCGCACCATCTTCTTTCAGTGCCTGTCCTGGCGCAAG CCCAACCAGGACTACTGCTCGGAGCACAGCGAGTGCCACAGCCAGTGCTGCCTCAGTCTGATCGAGACTGCGCCCGCGCGCTGCAGGCCCCGCACCGGATTcctggcccagtgcctgccaCTGGTGAGTGCTGGGCGGGCCCCGCAGCTTGGGCAGGGTGGACGAGGCGCCAGAAGGGCTCCGTGAGGTTCCAG CGCTCACCACCTGCCTGGTGCCATCAGCACGCAGAAAGGGTTAAACTGCGGCCCAGCGAACCAGAGGGTCCCACTGATGTCCTTGACCAGGCGACCTGA
- the P2RX2 gene encoding P2X purinoceptor 2 isoform X1, with amino-acid sequence MAAAEPKPPAGVAAARRLARGCWSAFWDYETPKVIVVKNRRLGVVYRLVQLLILLYFVWYVFIVQKSYQDRETGPESSVITKVKGITSSEHKVWDVEEYVKPPEGGSVFSIITRIEVTPSQTLGTCPESVRVSNATCNSDEDCVAGELDMLGNGVRTGRCVPYYHGASKTCEVSGWCPVEDGASVSQFLGKMAPNFTILIKNSIHYPKFQFSKGNIENRKDSYLKHCMFDEVSHLYCPIFRLGFIVERAGENFTELAHTGGVIGVIINWDCDLDLPASNCNPKYSFRRLDPKHTPASSGYNFRFAKYYKINGSTTRTLIKAYGIRIDVIVHGQAGKFSLIPTIINLATALTSIGVVRHTHWGLNTCGGRGSCPALTRLSCWPQGSFLCDWILLTFMNKNKVYSHKKFDKVCTPKDSPGSWPVTLALVLGQAPPPPCPYSTDPSRPQEEGQSQAQVILPPRPCPMSALSEQMVDTPDRGAGPGPWASEPSQQDSALTDPRGLAQL; translated from the exons ATGGCGGCCGCAGAGCCCAAGCCCCCGGCGGGTGTGGCCGCGGCCCGGCGCCTGGCCCGGGGCTGCTGGTCCGCGTTCTGGGACTACGAGACGCCCAAGGTGATCGTGGTGAAGAACCGGCGCCTGGGCGTGGTGTACCGCCTGGTGCAGCTGCTCATCCTGCTCTACTTCGTGTG GTACGTGTTCATCGTGCAGAAGAGCTACCAGGACCGGGAGACGGGCCCTGAGAGCTCGGTCATCACCAAAGTCAAGGGCATCACCTCGTCGGAGCACAAAGTGTGGGACGTGGAGGAGTACGTGAAGCCCCCGGAG GGAGGCAGCGTGTTCAGCATCATCACCAGGATCGAGGTCACCCCCTCCCAGACTCTGGGAACCTGCCCCGAG AGTGTGAGGGTCTCCAACGCCACCTGCAACTCCGACGAGGACTGCGTGGCGGGAGAGCTGGACATGCTGGGAAATG GCGTGCGGACTGGGCGCTGCGTACCCTATTACCACGGGGCTTCCAAGACCTGCGAGGTGTCTGGCTGGTGCCCTGTGGAAGATGGGGCCTCTGTCAG CCAATTTCTTGGTAAGATGGCCCCAAATTTCACCATCCTCATCAAGAACAGCATCCACTACCCCAAATTCCAGTTCTCCAA GGGGAACATCGAGAACCGGAAGGACAGCTACCTGAAGCACTGCATGTTCGATGAAGTGTCGCACCTGTACTGCCCCATCTTCAGGCTGGGCTTCATCGTGGAGCGGGCAGGGGAGAACTTCACGGAGCTGGCGCACACG GGTGGTGTCATTGGGGTCATTATCAACTGGGACTGTGACCTGGACCTGCCAGCATCGAACTGCAACCCCAAATACTCCTTCCGGAGACTCGACCCTAAGCACACCCCGGCCTCCTCTGGCTACAACTTCAG GTTTGCCAAGTATTATAAGATTAACGGCAGCACCACCCGCACGCTCATCAAGGCCTACGGGATCCGCATTGATGTCATTGTGCACGGCCAG gcAGGCAAGTTCAGCCTGATTCCCACCATCATTAACCTGGCCACAGCGCTGACCTCCATTGGGGTGGTAAGGCACACACACTGGGGTCTGAACACATGCGGTGGGCGGGGGTCCTGCCCAGCCCTCACACGCCTGTCTTGCTGGCCCCAGGGCTCCTTCCTGTGTGACTGGATCTTGCTAACATtcatgaacaaaaacaaagtctACAGCCATAAGAAATTCGACAAGGTGTGTACACCAAAAGACTCCCCAGGTAGCTGGCCGGTGACACTGGCCCTTGTTCTGGGCCAGGCCCCTCCGCCCCCTTGTCCCTACTCCACAGACCCAAGCAGGCCACaggaagaggggcagagtcaggcccAGGTCATCCTGCCGCCACGGCCTTGTCCCATGTCTGCCCTGTCTGAGCAGATGGTGGACACTCCCGATCGGGGTGCAGGACCGGGGCCTTGGGCCTCCGAGCCTTCCCAGCAGGACTCTGCGCTCACAGACCCCCGAGGTTTAGCCCAGCTCTga
- the P2RX2 gene encoding P2X purinoceptor 2 isoform X2: MAAAEPKPPAGVAAARRLARGCWSAFWDYETPKVIVVKNRRLGVVYRLVQLLILLYFVWYVFIVQKSYQDRETGPESSVITKVKGITSSEHKVWDVEEYVKPPEGGSVFSIITRIEVTPSQTLGTCPESVRVSNATCNSDEDCVAGELDMLGNGVRTGRCVPYYHGASKTCEVSGWCPVEDGASVSQFLGKMAPNFTILIKNSIHYPKFQFSKGNIENRKDSYLKHCMFDEVSHLYCPIFRLGFIVERAGENFTELAHTGGVIGVIINWDCDLDLPASNCNPKYSFRRLDPKHTPASSGYNFRFAKYYKINGSTTRTLIKAYGIRIDVIVHGQAGKFSLIPTIINLATALTSIGVGSFLCDWILLTFMNKNKVYSHKKFDKVCTPKDSPGSWPVTLALVLGQAPPPPCPYSTDPSRPQEEGQSQAQVILPPRPCPMSALSEQMVDTPDRGAGPGPWASEPSQQDSALTDPRGLAQL, translated from the exons ATGGCGGCCGCAGAGCCCAAGCCCCCGGCGGGTGTGGCCGCGGCCCGGCGCCTGGCCCGGGGCTGCTGGTCCGCGTTCTGGGACTACGAGACGCCCAAGGTGATCGTGGTGAAGAACCGGCGCCTGGGCGTGGTGTACCGCCTGGTGCAGCTGCTCATCCTGCTCTACTTCGTGTG GTACGTGTTCATCGTGCAGAAGAGCTACCAGGACCGGGAGACGGGCCCTGAGAGCTCGGTCATCACCAAAGTCAAGGGCATCACCTCGTCGGAGCACAAAGTGTGGGACGTGGAGGAGTACGTGAAGCCCCCGGAG GGAGGCAGCGTGTTCAGCATCATCACCAGGATCGAGGTCACCCCCTCCCAGACTCTGGGAACCTGCCCCGAG AGTGTGAGGGTCTCCAACGCCACCTGCAACTCCGACGAGGACTGCGTGGCGGGAGAGCTGGACATGCTGGGAAATG GCGTGCGGACTGGGCGCTGCGTACCCTATTACCACGGGGCTTCCAAGACCTGCGAGGTGTCTGGCTGGTGCCCTGTGGAAGATGGGGCCTCTGTCAG CCAATTTCTTGGTAAGATGGCCCCAAATTTCACCATCCTCATCAAGAACAGCATCCACTACCCCAAATTCCAGTTCTCCAA GGGGAACATCGAGAACCGGAAGGACAGCTACCTGAAGCACTGCATGTTCGATGAAGTGTCGCACCTGTACTGCCCCATCTTCAGGCTGGGCTTCATCGTGGAGCGGGCAGGGGAGAACTTCACGGAGCTGGCGCACACG GGTGGTGTCATTGGGGTCATTATCAACTGGGACTGTGACCTGGACCTGCCAGCATCGAACTGCAACCCCAAATACTCCTTCCGGAGACTCGACCCTAAGCACACCCCGGCCTCCTCTGGCTACAACTTCAG GTTTGCCAAGTATTATAAGATTAACGGCAGCACCACCCGCACGCTCATCAAGGCCTACGGGATCCGCATTGATGTCATTGTGCACGGCCAG gcAGGCAAGTTCAGCCTGATTCCCACCATCATTAACCTGGCCACAGCGCTGACCTCCATTGGGGTG GGCTCCTTCCTGTGTGACTGGATCTTGCTAACATtcatgaacaaaaacaaagtctACAGCCATAAGAAATTCGACAAGGTGTGTACACCAAAAGACTCCCCAGGTAGCTGGCCGGTGACACTGGCCCTTGTTCTGGGCCAGGCCCCTCCGCCCCCTTGTCCCTACTCCACAGACCCAAGCAGGCCACaggaagaggggcagagtcaggcccAGGTCATCCTGCCGCCACGGCCTTGTCCCATGTCTGCCCTGTCTGAGCAGATGGTGGACACTCCCGATCGGGGTGCAGGACCGGGGCCTTGGGCCTCCGAGCCTTCCCAGCAGGACTCTGCGCTCACAGACCCCCGAGGTTTAGCCCAGCTCTga
- the P2RX2 gene encoding P2X purinoceptor 2 isoform X4 — translation MAAAEPKPPAGVAAARRLARGCWSAFWDYETPKVIVVKNRRLGVVYRLVQLLILLYFVWYVFIVQKSYQDRETGPESSVITKVKGITSSEHKVWDVEEYVKPPEGGSVFSIITRIEVTPSQTLGTCPESVRVSNATCNSDEDCVAGELDMLGNGVRTGRCVPYYHGASKTCEVSGWCPVEDGASVSQFLGKMAPNFTILIKNSIHYPKFQFSKGNIENRKDSYLKHCMFDEVSHLYCPIFRLGFIVERAGENFTELAHTGGVIGVIINWDCDLDLPASNCNPKYSFRRLDPKHTPASSGYNFRFAKYYKINGSTTRTLIKAYGIRIDVIVHGQAGKFSLIPTIINLATALTSIGVGSFLCDWILLTFMNKNKVYSHKKFDKMVDTPDRGAGPGPWASEPSQQDSALTDPRGLAQL, via the exons ATGGCGGCCGCAGAGCCCAAGCCCCCGGCGGGTGTGGCCGCGGCCCGGCGCCTGGCCCGGGGCTGCTGGTCCGCGTTCTGGGACTACGAGACGCCCAAGGTGATCGTGGTGAAGAACCGGCGCCTGGGCGTGGTGTACCGCCTGGTGCAGCTGCTCATCCTGCTCTACTTCGTGTG GTACGTGTTCATCGTGCAGAAGAGCTACCAGGACCGGGAGACGGGCCCTGAGAGCTCGGTCATCACCAAAGTCAAGGGCATCACCTCGTCGGAGCACAAAGTGTGGGACGTGGAGGAGTACGTGAAGCCCCCGGAG GGAGGCAGCGTGTTCAGCATCATCACCAGGATCGAGGTCACCCCCTCCCAGACTCTGGGAACCTGCCCCGAG AGTGTGAGGGTCTCCAACGCCACCTGCAACTCCGACGAGGACTGCGTGGCGGGAGAGCTGGACATGCTGGGAAATG GCGTGCGGACTGGGCGCTGCGTACCCTATTACCACGGGGCTTCCAAGACCTGCGAGGTGTCTGGCTGGTGCCCTGTGGAAGATGGGGCCTCTGTCAG CCAATTTCTTGGTAAGATGGCCCCAAATTTCACCATCCTCATCAAGAACAGCATCCACTACCCCAAATTCCAGTTCTCCAA GGGGAACATCGAGAACCGGAAGGACAGCTACCTGAAGCACTGCATGTTCGATGAAGTGTCGCACCTGTACTGCCCCATCTTCAGGCTGGGCTTCATCGTGGAGCGGGCAGGGGAGAACTTCACGGAGCTGGCGCACACG GGTGGTGTCATTGGGGTCATTATCAACTGGGACTGTGACCTGGACCTGCCAGCATCGAACTGCAACCCCAAATACTCCTTCCGGAGACTCGACCCTAAGCACACCCCGGCCTCCTCTGGCTACAACTTCAG GTTTGCCAAGTATTATAAGATTAACGGCAGCACCACCCGCACGCTCATCAAGGCCTACGGGATCCGCATTGATGTCATTGTGCACGGCCAG gcAGGCAAGTTCAGCCTGATTCCCACCATCATTAACCTGGCCACAGCGCTGACCTCCATTGGGGTG GGCTCCTTCCTGTGTGACTGGATCTTGCTAACATtcatgaacaaaaacaaagtctACAGCCATAAGAAATTCGACAAG ATGGTGGACACTCCCGATCGGGGTGCAGGACCGGGGCCTTGGGCCTCCGAGCCTTCCCAGCAGGACTCTGCGCTCACAGACCCCCGAGGTTTAGCCCAGCTCTga
- the P2RX2 gene encoding P2X purinoceptor 2 isoform X3 — protein sequence MAAAEPKPPAGVAAARRLARGCWSAFWDYETPKVIVVKNRRLGVVYRLVQLLILLYFVWYVFIVQKSYQDRETGPESSVITKVKGITSSEHKVWDVEEYVKPPEGGSVFSIITRIEVTPSQTLGTCPESVRVSNATCNSDEDCVAGELDMLGNGVRTGRCVPYYHGASKTCEVSGWCPVEDGASVSQFLGKMAPNFTILIKNSIHYPKFQFSKLGFIVERAGENFTELAHTGGVIGVIINWDCDLDLPASNCNPKYSFRRLDPKHTPASSGYNFRFAKYYKINGSTTRTLIKAYGIRIDVIVHGQAGKFSLIPTIINLATALTSIGVGSFLCDWILLTFMNKNKVYSHKKFDKVCTPKDSPGSWPVTLALVLGQAPPPPCPYSTDPSRPQEEGQSQAQVILPPRPCPMSALSEQMVDTPDRGAGPGPWASEPSQQDSALTDPRGLAQL from the exons ATGGCGGCCGCAGAGCCCAAGCCCCCGGCGGGTGTGGCCGCGGCCCGGCGCCTGGCCCGGGGCTGCTGGTCCGCGTTCTGGGACTACGAGACGCCCAAGGTGATCGTGGTGAAGAACCGGCGCCTGGGCGTGGTGTACCGCCTGGTGCAGCTGCTCATCCTGCTCTACTTCGTGTG GTACGTGTTCATCGTGCAGAAGAGCTACCAGGACCGGGAGACGGGCCCTGAGAGCTCGGTCATCACCAAAGTCAAGGGCATCACCTCGTCGGAGCACAAAGTGTGGGACGTGGAGGAGTACGTGAAGCCCCCGGAG GGAGGCAGCGTGTTCAGCATCATCACCAGGATCGAGGTCACCCCCTCCCAGACTCTGGGAACCTGCCCCGAG AGTGTGAGGGTCTCCAACGCCACCTGCAACTCCGACGAGGACTGCGTGGCGGGAGAGCTGGACATGCTGGGAAATG GCGTGCGGACTGGGCGCTGCGTACCCTATTACCACGGGGCTTCCAAGACCTGCGAGGTGTCTGGCTGGTGCCCTGTGGAAGATGGGGCCTCTGTCAG CCAATTTCTTGGTAAGATGGCCCCAAATTTCACCATCCTCATCAAGAACAGCATCCACTACCCCAAATTCCAGTTCTCCAA GCTGGGCTTCATCGTGGAGCGGGCAGGGGAGAACTTCACGGAGCTGGCGCACACG GGTGGTGTCATTGGGGTCATTATCAACTGGGACTGTGACCTGGACCTGCCAGCATCGAACTGCAACCCCAAATACTCCTTCCGGAGACTCGACCCTAAGCACACCCCGGCCTCCTCTGGCTACAACTTCAG GTTTGCCAAGTATTATAAGATTAACGGCAGCACCACCCGCACGCTCATCAAGGCCTACGGGATCCGCATTGATGTCATTGTGCACGGCCAG gcAGGCAAGTTCAGCCTGATTCCCACCATCATTAACCTGGCCACAGCGCTGACCTCCATTGGGGTG GGCTCCTTCCTGTGTGACTGGATCTTGCTAACATtcatgaacaaaaacaaagtctACAGCCATAAGAAATTCGACAAGGTGTGTACACCAAAAGACTCCCCAGGTAGCTGGCCGGTGACACTGGCCCTTGTTCTGGGCCAGGCCCCTCCGCCCCCTTGTCCCTACTCCACAGACCCAAGCAGGCCACaggaagaggggcagagtcaggcccAGGTCATCCTGCCGCCACGGCCTTGTCCCATGTCTGCCCTGTCTGAGCAGATGGTGGACACTCCCGATCGGGGTGCAGGACCGGGGCCTTGGGCCTCCGAGCCTTCCCAGCAGGACTCTGCGCTCACAGACCCCCGAGGTTTAGCCCAGCTCTga
- the P2RX2 gene encoding P2X purinoceptor 2 isoform X5, whose translation MAAAEPKPPAGVAAARRLARGCWSAFWDYETPKVIVVKNRRLGVVYRLVQLLILLYFVWYVFIVQKSYQDRETGPESSVITKVKGITSSEHKVWDVEEYVKPPEGGSVFSIITRIEVTPSQTLGTCPESVRVSNATCNSDEDCVAGELDMLGNGVRTGRCVPYYHGASKTCEVSGWCPVEDGASVSQFLGKMAPNFTILIKNSIHYPKFQFSKGNIENRKDSYLKHCMFDEVSHLYCPIFRLGFIVERAGENFTELAHTGGVIGVIINWDCDLDLPASNCNPKYSFRRLDPKHTPASSGYNFRFAKYYKINGSTTRTLIKAYGIRIDVIVHGQAGKFSLIPTIINLATALTSIGVGSFLCDWILLTFMNKNKVYSHKKFDKAGSGPEAWLGPA comes from the exons ATGGCGGCCGCAGAGCCCAAGCCCCCGGCGGGTGTGGCCGCGGCCCGGCGCCTGGCCCGGGGCTGCTGGTCCGCGTTCTGGGACTACGAGACGCCCAAGGTGATCGTGGTGAAGAACCGGCGCCTGGGCGTGGTGTACCGCCTGGTGCAGCTGCTCATCCTGCTCTACTTCGTGTG GTACGTGTTCATCGTGCAGAAGAGCTACCAGGACCGGGAGACGGGCCCTGAGAGCTCGGTCATCACCAAAGTCAAGGGCATCACCTCGTCGGAGCACAAAGTGTGGGACGTGGAGGAGTACGTGAAGCCCCCGGAG GGAGGCAGCGTGTTCAGCATCATCACCAGGATCGAGGTCACCCCCTCCCAGACTCTGGGAACCTGCCCCGAG AGTGTGAGGGTCTCCAACGCCACCTGCAACTCCGACGAGGACTGCGTGGCGGGAGAGCTGGACATGCTGGGAAATG GCGTGCGGACTGGGCGCTGCGTACCCTATTACCACGGGGCTTCCAAGACCTGCGAGGTGTCTGGCTGGTGCCCTGTGGAAGATGGGGCCTCTGTCAG CCAATTTCTTGGTAAGATGGCCCCAAATTTCACCATCCTCATCAAGAACAGCATCCACTACCCCAAATTCCAGTTCTCCAA GGGGAACATCGAGAACCGGAAGGACAGCTACCTGAAGCACTGCATGTTCGATGAAGTGTCGCACCTGTACTGCCCCATCTTCAGGCTGGGCTTCATCGTGGAGCGGGCAGGGGAGAACTTCACGGAGCTGGCGCACACG GGTGGTGTCATTGGGGTCATTATCAACTGGGACTGTGACCTGGACCTGCCAGCATCGAACTGCAACCCCAAATACTCCTTCCGGAGACTCGACCCTAAGCACACCCCGGCCTCCTCTGGCTACAACTTCAG GTTTGCCAAGTATTATAAGATTAACGGCAGCACCACCCGCACGCTCATCAAGGCCTACGGGATCCGCATTGATGTCATTGTGCACGGCCAG gcAGGCAAGTTCAGCCTGATTCCCACCATCATTAACCTGGCCACAGCGCTGACCTCCATTGGGGTG GGCTCCTTCCTGTGTGACTGGATCTTGCTAACATtcatgaacaaaaacaaagtctACAGCCATAAGAAATTCGACAAG GCTGGGTCTGGCCCTGAAGCATGGCTGGGACCTGCGTGA